One Eretmochelys imbricata isolate rEreImb1 chromosome 22, rEreImb1.hap1, whole genome shotgun sequence DNA window includes the following coding sequences:
- the TIMM8B gene encoding mitochondrial import inner membrane translocase subunit Tim8 B, whose amino-acid sequence MEELGGLDGGRDPAVSELQRLVAAEQQRAQFTAQVHNFMEVCWDKCVDKPGSKLDSRTEGCLASCVDRFIDTTLSITNRFAQVVQKGGH is encoded by the exons ATGGAGGAACTGGGCGGCCTGGACGGGGGCCGGGACCCCGCGGTCTCCGAGCTGCAGCGGCTGGTGGCCGCTGAGCAGCAGCGGGCGCAGTTCACCGCCCAG GTTCATAATTTCATGGAAGTTTGCTGGGACAAATGTGTGGACAAACCTGGCTCAAAGTTGGACTCCAGAACAGAAGGCTGTCTAGCCAGCTGTGTGGACAGATTCATTGATACCACATTATCCATCACTAACCGCTTTGCTCAGGTTGTACAGAAAGGGGGACACTGA